A window of the Euwallacea similis isolate ESF13 chromosome 20, ESF131.1, whole genome shotgun sequence genome harbors these coding sequences:
- the LOC136415608 gene encoding DENN domain-containing protein 1B-like isoform X1, whose translation MSSRIRENVKHFFECFCEVVPPTEGKDAWIIQQYPDKYKDAEVLKSVPKFAYPYKFQNEVIQHYSFVLTDLESKWTFGFCRHDPKSETAIVVLSYLPWHQSFYKFLDTTAVLMHSSRTEDLSEFLSTLYNTRIAEPGKKIVIPFNRGQNTFTVDVPKPFQLPSIPENRNLTEYYNAVDTNNMMIIFASMLYERRIIFTSKKLKRLSACVQSANDIIYPMIWQHIFIPLLPLSLVDYLLAPMPFLIGVPDEVMKKVSRSEIGDVVILDADNNTVETPFDDLNNLPQDVITSLRKQLRNKSAVLGDWVPRAFLRALVQLIGGYRDALKFQHGQKVTFDEERFIETRPISLQPFLRKMLQLQIFQQFIEERLTLLNTGRGFSDEFEFELENYSAKSGSKLKQQYKEWTSSMKKEGTAFLKSVKEKANPAMKSAVKTVKDSGKGMKSAYKGLRSKLKDGQGGSDSSSMYGSAKPRSAPSSPTTKRKIMSDFMIPVTNYKKDASLAIKNANLQRSYSPLSPGSQPHTPDVLDTPRSGSPIEIPRIDLMNEMQDLLQLKLDTPPVDRSLKPVRSLENFKNTISSPASPDRWPIPPPRPSLPPLPSLSSNRFFLSSSHRDTRNLLQSPLDDTFSSPSKIPSKQSQEDLLDTSKAFIVGGGQNENGDPVFYLANRNSVDIVKLTPPMQYPPSRRKQPDVSEDLIRLDSTSDLDDFDPLKSQSSTSSYSTPSDNPAVPPLSVLNPLYSSSYENHQIVSNGVGRTTSFSRQDQDLLQDYGLNFNFTSARNSESSRGETSFDPFTVQPNQCSPQKQWTKFD comes from the exons ATGAGTTCAAGAATCAG GGAAAACGTGAAGcatttttttgaatgtttttgtgAAGTTGTTCCTCCCACTGAAGGTAAAGATGCCTGGATAATTCAGCAATATCCTGATAAATATAAAGATGCAGAAGTCCTAAAGTCAGTTCCGAAATTTGCATATCCATATAAATTCCAAAA tgAGGTCATTCAGCATTATTCCTTTGTGCTGACCGATTTAGAATCCAAATGGACCTTTGGTTTCTGTAGACACGATCCAAAATCTGAAACAGCCATTGTAGTACTAAGCTATTTGCCATGGCATCAGTCATTTTACAA ATTTCTAGATACAACGGCTGTGTTGATGCACAGCTCAAGAACTGAAGACCTTAGTGAATTTTTGTCTACTCTATATAATACTAGAATTGCTGAACcagggaaaaaaattgttataccTTTTAACAGGGGCCAAAAT ACATTTACTGTTGATGTTCCTAAACCTTTTCAATTACCAAGCATCccagaaaat CGCAACCTTACAGAGTATTATAATGCAGTTGATACAAATAACATGATGATCATCTTTGCCTCAATGTTGTATGAaaggagaataatttttacttctaAAAAGCTGAAGAGATTAAGCGCCTGCGTTCAGTCCGCAAACGATATCATTTATCCGATGATATGGCAGCACATATTTATTCCCCTCTTACCACTGTCTCTTGTAGATTACTTGTTGGCACCCATGCCATTTTTAATTGGTGTTCCTGATGAAGTTATGAAG AAAGTTTCCAGGTCAGAGATTGGCGACGTTGTTATTTTAGATGCTGACAATAATACGGTAGAAACCCCCTTtgatgatttaaataatttacctcAAGATGtg ATAACCTCCTTACGAAAACAACTGCGCAACAAATCAGCCGTTTTGGGTGATTGGGTTCCGAGAGCGTTTTTACGGGCGCTAGTCCAGCTCATAGGAGGATATAGAGATGCCCTCAAATTTCAACACGGACAAAAAGTTACCTTCGACGAAGAAAGATTCATTGAGACTAGACCCATATCTTTACAgccatttttaagaaaaatgttgcaactacaaatatttcaacaa tttattgaAGAAAGATTAACTTTGTTGAATACAGGAAGGGGATTTTCTGATGAATTCGAGTTTGAATTGGAGAATTACTCAGCCAAGTCAGGCTCCAAATTGAAGCAACAGTACAAAGAATGGACGTCATCGATGAAGAAAGAAGGTACTGCCTTTTTGAAAAGCGTCAAGGAGAAG gcAAATCCGGCTATGAAGTCAGCTGTTAAAACG GTTAAGGATAGCGGAAAAGGAATGAAAAGTGCATATAAAGGTCTTCGATCCAAATTGAAAGACGGCCAAGGCGGTTCCGATTCTAGCAGTATGTATGGCAGCGCTAAACCTCGTTCAGCGCCCAGTTCACCCACGACCAAAAGGAAAATCATGTCGGATTTCATGATTCCAGTAAccaattataaaaaagatGCTTCCTTGGCCATTAAGAATGCCAATTTGCAAAG GTCGTACAGTCCGTTGAGTCCGGGCTCGCAGCCTCATACCCCCGACGTGCTCGATACACCGAGAAGCGGTAGCCCTATAGAGATACCTCGAATAGACCTCATGAATGAAATGCAGGATTTACTTCAGTTGAAACTTGACACGCCGCCAGTAGATCGCTCA CTAAAACCTGTTCGCAGCTTggaaaacttcaaaaatacgaTTAGCTCGCCCGCCAGTCCCGACAGGTGGCCAATCCCGCCTCCTCGGCCCTCATTACCACCGCTTCCATCTTTATCCTCAAACCGTTTTTTCCTCTCCTCTAGCCACCGAGATACTCGGAATTTGCTGCAGTCACCTCTTGACGACACGTTTTCATCCCCATCCAAAATCCCCTCCAAACAATCGCAGGAGGACCTGTTAGACACGTCCAAAGCATTTATTGTTGGTGGAGGACAGAATGAGAATGGTGATCCGGTATTTTATCTGGCAAATAGAAACAGTGTGGATATTGTAAAATTGACACCGCCGATGCAGTACCCTCCCAGCAGGCGAAAG cAACCGGATGTCTCAGAGGACCTCATTCGCCTAGATTCGACATCAGACTTGGACGACTTCGACCCCCTCAAATCTCAATCATCCACCTCGTCATACTCCACACCCTCCGACAATCCCGCCGTCCCGCCATTGAGCGTTCTGAACCCCCTGTACAGTTCCTCTTACGAGAACCACCAAATCGTCTCGAATGGGGTAGGACGAACGACAAGTTTTAGCAGACAGGACCAAGACCTTCTCCAAGACTACGGtttgaactttaattttacttCCGCGAGAAATTCGGAAAGCAGTCGGGGTGAAACTAGCTTCGATCCCTTTACAGTACAACCGAACCAATGCAGTCCTCAGAAACAATGGACTAAGTTCGACTGA
- the LOC136415608 gene encoding DENN domain-containing protein 1A-like isoform X2 gives MSSRIRENVKHFFECFCEVVPPTEGKDAWIIQQYPDKYKDAEVLKSVPKFAYPYKFQNEVIQHYSFVLTDLESKWTFGFCRHDPKSETAIVVLSYLPWHQSFYKFLDTTAVLMHSSRTEDLSEFLSTLYNTRIAEPGKKIVIPFNRGQNTFTVDVPKPFQLPSIPENRNLTEYYNAVDTNNMMIIFASMLYERRIIFTSKKLKRLSACVQSANDIIYPMIWQHIFIPLLPLSLVDYLLAPMPFLIGVPDEVMKKVSRSEIGDVVILDADNNTVETPFDDLNNLPQDVITSLRKQLRNKSAVLGDWVPRAFLRALVQLIGGYRDALKFQHGQKVTFDEERFIETRPISLQPFLRKMLQLQIFQQFIEERLTLLNTGRGFSDEFEFELENYSAKSGSKLKQQYKEWTSSMKKEGTAFLKSVKEKANPAMKSAVKTVKDSGKGMKSAYKGLRSKLKDGQGGSDSSSMYGSAKPRSAPSSPTTKRKIMSDFMIPVTNYKKDASLAIKNANLQRSYSPLSPGSQPHTPDVLDTPRSGSPIEIPRIDLMNEMQDLLQLKLDTPPVDRSQPDVSEDLIRLDSTSDLDDFDPLKSQSSTSSYSTPSDNPAVPPLSVLNPLYSSSYENHQIVSNGVGRTTSFSRQDQDLLQDYGLNFNFTSARNSESSRGETSFDPFTVQPNQCSPQKQWTKFD, from the exons ATGAGTTCAAGAATCAG GGAAAACGTGAAGcatttttttgaatgtttttgtgAAGTTGTTCCTCCCACTGAAGGTAAAGATGCCTGGATAATTCAGCAATATCCTGATAAATATAAAGATGCAGAAGTCCTAAAGTCAGTTCCGAAATTTGCATATCCATATAAATTCCAAAA tgAGGTCATTCAGCATTATTCCTTTGTGCTGACCGATTTAGAATCCAAATGGACCTTTGGTTTCTGTAGACACGATCCAAAATCTGAAACAGCCATTGTAGTACTAAGCTATTTGCCATGGCATCAGTCATTTTACAA ATTTCTAGATACAACGGCTGTGTTGATGCACAGCTCAAGAACTGAAGACCTTAGTGAATTTTTGTCTACTCTATATAATACTAGAATTGCTGAACcagggaaaaaaattgttataccTTTTAACAGGGGCCAAAAT ACATTTACTGTTGATGTTCCTAAACCTTTTCAATTACCAAGCATCccagaaaat CGCAACCTTACAGAGTATTATAATGCAGTTGATACAAATAACATGATGATCATCTTTGCCTCAATGTTGTATGAaaggagaataatttttacttctaAAAAGCTGAAGAGATTAAGCGCCTGCGTTCAGTCCGCAAACGATATCATTTATCCGATGATATGGCAGCACATATTTATTCCCCTCTTACCACTGTCTCTTGTAGATTACTTGTTGGCACCCATGCCATTTTTAATTGGTGTTCCTGATGAAGTTATGAAG AAAGTTTCCAGGTCAGAGATTGGCGACGTTGTTATTTTAGATGCTGACAATAATACGGTAGAAACCCCCTTtgatgatttaaataatttacctcAAGATGtg ATAACCTCCTTACGAAAACAACTGCGCAACAAATCAGCCGTTTTGGGTGATTGGGTTCCGAGAGCGTTTTTACGGGCGCTAGTCCAGCTCATAGGAGGATATAGAGATGCCCTCAAATTTCAACACGGACAAAAAGTTACCTTCGACGAAGAAAGATTCATTGAGACTAGACCCATATCTTTACAgccatttttaagaaaaatgttgcaactacaaatatttcaacaa tttattgaAGAAAGATTAACTTTGTTGAATACAGGAAGGGGATTTTCTGATGAATTCGAGTTTGAATTGGAGAATTACTCAGCCAAGTCAGGCTCCAAATTGAAGCAACAGTACAAAGAATGGACGTCATCGATGAAGAAAGAAGGTACTGCCTTTTTGAAAAGCGTCAAGGAGAAG gcAAATCCGGCTATGAAGTCAGCTGTTAAAACG GTTAAGGATAGCGGAAAAGGAATGAAAAGTGCATATAAAGGTCTTCGATCCAAATTGAAAGACGGCCAAGGCGGTTCCGATTCTAGCAGTATGTATGGCAGCGCTAAACCTCGTTCAGCGCCCAGTTCACCCACGACCAAAAGGAAAATCATGTCGGATTTCATGATTCCAGTAAccaattataaaaaagatGCTTCCTTGGCCATTAAGAATGCCAATTTGCAAAG GTCGTACAGTCCGTTGAGTCCGGGCTCGCAGCCTCATACCCCCGACGTGCTCGATACACCGAGAAGCGGTAGCCCTATAGAGATACCTCGAATAGACCTCATGAATGAAATGCAGGATTTACTTCAGTTGAAACTTGACACGCCGCCAGTAGATCGCTCA cAACCGGATGTCTCAGAGGACCTCATTCGCCTAGATTCGACATCAGACTTGGACGACTTCGACCCCCTCAAATCTCAATCATCCACCTCGTCATACTCCACACCCTCCGACAATCCCGCCGTCCCGCCATTGAGCGTTCTGAACCCCCTGTACAGTTCCTCTTACGAGAACCACCAAATCGTCTCGAATGGGGTAGGACGAACGACAAGTTTTAGCAGACAGGACCAAGACCTTCTCCAAGACTACGGtttgaactttaattttacttCCGCGAGAAATTCGGAAAGCAGTCGGGGTGAAACTAGCTTCGATCCCTTTACAGTACAACCGAACCAATGCAGTCCTCAGAAACAATGGACTAAGTTCGACTGA